The sequence below is a genomic window from Cedecea neteri.
AATTTGTTCTGGCGTGGTGCCGAGGTTAATCCCCAGATGGTTTACCAACTGCAGCTTGCCGCTTTCATCAATGCGCGCGAAAAGCGACATCTCGGTGTAGGCCGGGCCGCGCTGCACCAGTGACCCGCCGGAGTTGTTGCAAATCCCGCCGATAACCGAAGCGCCAATACAGGATGAGCCAATCACCGAATGCGGCTCGCGCCCGAGCGGCTTCAGCGCTTTTTCCAGCGAGTACAGCGTGGTGCCTGGATACGCCAGCACCTGCTCGCCCTTATCCAGCAGATGCAGCTTGTCGAGGCGCAGCGTGCTGATAATCACAATATCGCGGTCGTAGTCGCTGCCGCTGGGCGTCGAGCCTTCGGTCAGGCCGGTGTTGGCGGCCTGCATAATAATAATTTTATCCGCCGCGACGCAGGTGCTTAATACGCGCCACAGCTCCAGCAGAGAGCCAGGGAAGACCACTGCCAGCGCTTCCCCCTGGCCTGAACGGAAGCCTTTGCGGTAGCGGGCCGTTTTGGCCGGATCGGTTAAAACATGGTGCGAGCCAACGTGGCGAGAGAGTTCGTTTATCAGCGTTTTATTATCGGAAGTCATCAAAACAGACATGGATCCACTCCTTGTGATGGCATCAAAAAGCCTGTCGTTAAGCATAGCGCCGAAAAACGTGAGCGTAACGAGGAAATCTCCACGAAATCAGCAGCCAGACTTGGCTACGCTCTTCTTACCGTGATGGCGATGTGGCAAACTGCACGCCTTAACAAACGCTTGTGAGAGTGAATCCGATGAAATGGCTCTGTTCTGTAGGGATTGCCGTAAGCCTGGCGCTGCAGCCTGCGCTGGCCGACGAAATGTTTGGCCCGCACCCTTTAACGCCGGAAGCGCGTGATGCCTACGTCACCGACCTGCTGAAAAAAATGACCACCGATGAAAAAATCGGTCAGCTGCGTTTGATAAGCGTCGGCCCGGACAACCCGAAAGAAGCCATCCGCGAAATGATCAAAGCCGGGCAGGTGGGGGCCATTTTCAACACGGTCACCCGTCAGGATATCCGCACCATGCAGGACCAGGTGATGCAGCTCAGCCGCCTGAAAATTCCTCTCTTCTTCGCCTACGATGTGGTGCACGGCCAACGTACCGTTTTCCCGATAAGCCTCGGCCTGGCGTCTTCGTTCAATTTGGATGCGGTCAAAACCGTGGGGCGGATTTCCGCCTATGAAGCCGCCGACGACGGTCTGAACATGACCTGGGCGCCAATGGTGGACGTCTCGCGCGATCCGCGCTGGGGCCGCGTCTCCGAAGGCTTTGGGGAAGACACCTACCTGACTTCGATTATGGGCCGCACCATGGTTGAAGCGATGCAGGGCAAAAGTCCGGCCGATCGCTACTCGGTGATGACCAGCGTGAAACACTTCGCCGCCTATGGCGCGGTGGAAGGCGGGAAAGAGTACAACACCGTCGACATGAGCCCGCAGCGCCTGTTCAACGACTACATGCCGCCGTACAAAGCCGCGCTGGATGCGGGCAGCGGTGGCGTAATGGTGGCGCTGAACTCCCTGAACGGCACGCCGGCCTCCGCCGACAGCTGGCTATTAAAAGATTTGCTGCGCGACGAATGGAAATTCAAAGGCATCACCATCTCCGATCACGGCGCGATTAAAGAGCTCATCAAACACGGCGTAGCCAGCGACCCGAAAGACGCGGTGCGCATTGCGCTCAACTCCGGCATCAACATGAGCATGAGTGATGAGTACTACAGCAAATACCTGCCGGAGCTGGTGAAAAGCGGCGCGGTGCCGATGAAAGAGCTGGATGACGCCACCCGCCACGTGCTGAACGTGAAATACGACATGGGGTTGTTCAACGATCCGTACAGCCACCTCGGGCCGAAAGACTCTGATCCGGTAGATACCAACGCCGAAAGCCGCCTGCACCGCAAAGAAGCGCGTGAAGTGGCGCGAGAAAGCATGGTGCTGCTGAAAAACCGTCTGCAAACGCTGCCGCTGAAAAAGACCTCTACCATTGCGGTGATTGGTCCCCTGGCGGACAGCAAGCGTGACGCCATGGGCAGCTGGTCAGCCGCAGGCGTGGCCGCGCAGTCCGTCACCCCGCTGGAGGGCATCAGAAATGCCGTTGGCCAGCAGGGCAAAGTGGTGTTCGCGAAGGGCGCGAACGTGACCGATGAAAAAGATATCGTCGAGTTCCTGAACCAGTACGAACCGGCGGTCACCGTTGACCCGCGCACGCCGAAGGCGATGATCGACGAAGCGGTGAATACGGCGAAAAATGCCGACGTGGTCGTGGCGGTGGTCGGTGAAGCCCAGGGCATGGCGCATGAAGCGTCCAGCCGCACCAACCTGACGCTGCCGCAGAGCCAGCGTGACCTGATTGCTGCGCTGAAGGCTACCGGTAAACCGCTGGTGTTAGTGTTGATGAACGGCCGTCCTCTGGCGCTGGTGAAAGAAGACCAGCAGGCGGACGCGCTGCTTGAAGCCTGGTATGGCGGCACGGAAGGCGGTAACGCCGTCGCTGACATTCTGTTCGGCGACTACAACCCGTCCGGCAAACTGCCGATGTCCTTCCCGCGTTCCGTAGGGCAAATTCCGACGTACTACAGCCACCTGAATACCGGCCGCCCGTACGATCCGGAAAAACCGAACAAATACACCTCCCGCTACTTTGATGAAGCCAACGGGCCGCTGTATCCGTTTGGCTACGGCCTGAGCTACACCACCTTTAAAGTCGGTGACGTGAAGCTCTCTGCCCCTGGCATGAAGCGCGACGGCAAAGTTGAAGCGTCGGTTACTGTCACCAACACCGGCGATCGGGCAGGGGAAACCGTGGTGCAGATGTACCTGCAGGACGTGACTGCTTCCATGAGCCGCCCGGTGAAAGAGCTGAAAGGCTTTAAGAAAGTGGCGCTGAAAGCGGGCGAAAGCCAGACGGTCAGCTTCCCAATCGACATCAGCGCCCTGAAGTTCTGGAACGCGAAGATGAAGTACGATGCCGAGCCGGGCAAGTTCAACGTGTTTATCGGCCTCGATTCCGCCCGCGTGCAGCAGGGTGAATTTGAGCTGAAATAAACAAGCAGATACTTGAAAAAAGCCACCTTTCGGGGTGGCTGTTTTTTTAGATGTAATTAATGTTCCGCTGAAAGCTAGCGTATTCCCTGATTGTTTTCGGTGCCCAGATTGAGCTCGTTTAATACTGGCGCAACAGAATAGAATGAGCCGCAAACGACGATCGCATCGTCGGCACTGGCGTCATCTCTGGCCGCTTCCCAGCCGGATAAAATATCCGGGAAGCATTTTGCCTGCGGTAAATACTGAGCAATATCTTCAGCTGTAGAGCTTCTGGGGCCCGCCTGAATGCCACAGCAATACCACTCCCCGGCAAGCTCTTTTAACTGTTCAACAGTGCCTTTGATATCTTTATTAATAAGCATGCCGAACACAAAAAGGTACTTTCCCTTTGTGGGGAAGTTGCGCAATCTTTCCGCTAAATATGCCGCAGCGTGAGGATTATGCGCCACATCTAAAATCACCGCCGGTTGATGGTTAATGACTTGAAAACGGCCCGGCAAATTGGCTTTATCTATGACTTCGTCCAACGCGGTAAGATCAAATTTAAGCCCGCTGACGCGCAGGGCCGCGACGGCGGTAGCCACGTTATCCCGAGGCATTTTAGGCTGACTCAGCGGCGCTATTTCGCCGAAGCTATCGCTAAACGACCATGTATCTCCACGATCTATTACTTGCCAGTTGGTCCCGCGTTGATGGCTAATCGCGCCAATCTGTGCCGCATAACGGAGCAATGACGCCGGAGCCTGAACTTGCCCAATCACCGCCGGACGACCGGGGCGGAAGATGCCCGCTTTGATTTCGCCGATGGCTTCGGTGCCTTTCCCCAGCCAGTCTTCATGATCCAGTGCCACGTTGGTAATCACAGAGACATCCGGCGTGAGAATGTTGGTCGCATCATCCCGGCCGCCCATGCCAACCTCAATGATTGCGACATCAACCTGAGCCCATTTCATCAGGCAAAACGCGCCTAGCGTATTGAACTCGAAAGGCGTGAGCGTAGTGGCCTCGCGTGCTTTTTCAATTTCAACAAAGGCAGAAATATGGGCGGCATCCGACAGTTCCTGGCCCTGAATGCGCACGGTCTCTTTATAGTGGATCATGTGGGGTGAGCTGAAGATGCCCACTTTGTGCCCTGACAGCATGAGCACTTTCTCGAGGGTATGGCAGGTGGTGCCTTTCCCGTTGGTCCCGCCAACCAAAAAGACAAAAGGCGCGGGCTTTAAGACATTCAGTTTGGCTGCCACGTCCTTGATTCTGTCCAGGCCCATATCAATGACCTGCGAATGAAGGCTGTCGATGTAAGCCAGCCAGCGAGGTAAGTCTGAGGTGAGATCGGGTATGTTTGCGCGGTTGCTCATCAAATATTCCTTGGAAAAAACGTCAATCTGCGGGGTGGGGTTGCCGCTTTAGCTGGCCGGGTTCAGGACGAAATTGAAGTCCAGGGTGCAGAACGATTGCGGGCAAAACGTACCGTCAGGCGCAATGCCCGGCGCGTGTTCAACCCAGTCGGCAATCAACGAGGCTCTTACGCCAAATACGCTGTCTGAATTGAGGTATTCATCCTCTTTATTGAAGACATGCGTAATTAAACGCTGATATCCCTCAGCGTTGATCATGAAGTGCAGATGCGCCGGGCGCCACGCAGCTCTCCCCTGGGCGGCAAGCAGGCTGCCGACCGGGCCGTCGCTGGGGATCTCATAAGCCTCAGGAACAACGGTTCTGAAGAAGAACTCTCCCTGCGAGTCTGCCTTCAGGACACCTCGACAGCGAAGTCCGTGAACATCCGATGCCTGCACATCGTATTGACCATCGCCGTCGGCATGCCAGATATCAATCGTTGCATTGGCGACGGCTTCCCCGCCGATCCCGGTTACTTTGCCTGTTACAAACCACGGTGTACCCGGCGCGCCCTGTGAAAAATCGTCTCCAGGTGCAAGCTGGGGAGCTTCCGCTACATGGAAAGGCCCAAATACGGTGGATTCCGTGCAGCCCGCGGGTTTGCGATTATTTTGCGCAATCACCAAAGAAGATAATCCCAGCACATCGGAAAGCAAAATAAACTCCTGGCGTTCGGGGCTGCAATATTTTCCAACCTGGGTAAGAAATTCAATGCCTTTCTCCCACTCCTGCTCCGTCAGCTGTACGTCCCGGGCAAAAGAATGCAAATGCTCGATCAGACCAGTAAAAATCGTATGCATACGGTCGTCGGGGGGAATTGAAATTCTGGAGAGCACTTCCTGGGTAATATTTTTATCATTAATGTTTAACATTTTATTATGTCTCGCTGCCACGAGGAGTAGGGTGAGGGACCCACAATGTGACACTGACTTTTTAAACTTTAAATATCTTCTTCTGGAATTAATGTAATCAAGTGTATTAATTTTGGTTTAATTATTTTTGTGTGGTTATTAAGAGGTTAGACGTCTAACTTCACGGGCTTGTCTGGTTTTTATAGTTTTTCACATCAATAAAAAAATAATAAAAATAAATATGAATAAAATGCGGCAGTGAAACGTTAGCTGAGTATGTCCGCTACCGGAAATACTCCATGCTGCGTATTTTTCTGAAAATAATCCTCGGCCTGTCGTTCAGTCCCTGGCTGTATGCCGCGCCGGAAAGCTACAGCGTCCTCACGCCGCAAACGGCGATAGAACTTTCATGGCGCGCTTTTGGCGGGACTTCTCAGGCGCACCTCGAGGGTGTCACTGGCTCACTTTTGCTGGATGCAGGGAACGATATGCACGACAGCATCAGCGTGCACATCCCCGTCGCGACGCTTCAGGCTTCAAACAGCCTGCTGACGTATCAGCTGCAGGGCGGGTTATTCTTTGATACCGCACATTATCCTATGCTCACGTTTACCAGCACCAGAGTTGTGGCTCAGGGCAACGGGCGATACAGGATTTTTGGCATAGTGCAGGTAAAAAATGTCCAGCGTCCGGTGGTTTTGGAGGCAAGTCTGGATCACGCACCCGCATTAACTTCAGGCCCAAGTGCTCTCTCATTACGTGCCACAACGGTTATCTCCCGCGCCGCCTTTAATATGGATAAATTTGAGGCCGTGGTGGATGACAGTGTTGCGATTGAGATTAGAATTCGCGCAAGGGTTGGCTAGGTTTTTTTAAGTAAGTTTTTGTTATGTATGTGTTTAATTGCTTATTCTTTGAGGTGGGCGGTGTCCCTATTTTAACCTTTCAATTTTCCGTTCACCCGTAGATCGATTTCCCATATACGCTCAGAGCACGGTGAACGTGTCAGGGGGCATTACGCCATGCCCCCTGACAACCCCCGGCGCCCGGCGAACTCATCGCCGCTGAAGCGGTAAACCCACCGGCTATCACCCAAACATTCGGGGTCGTTCGCGATTCGTTCCCGACGATCGCTCTCTTTCGCTGTTCCCGACAGCTCAACCCCGCCTGAGTTGGGTCATAACCGGGGGCGATGGGAGCCGGGGACAAGGGCGTAGCTGTAAGACTTGAAGCAACAATGATTTTCAGAATAGCTGTGGGCTAACAGCGAGGCACGGTTCCGGCTTAAATCGCCTCTGTTTTCTCTCCGACTGGCCAGGGTCCGGCCGTCGGGAACGGCCGGAGGCTGAGAGCGTCGGGAACGCATCTCAGCCGACCCAGGACTGGGAGATAAAACGGAGGTCTGCCGCTTCAGCGGTCGATTTATTTCGCCGGGAGTCCGGGTTCTCAGGGGAGTGACGGTGATTCCCCTGAGACGTTCACCGATGCGGTGGCTACATATAAAAAAGGGCTGGAAGTGAACGGAACATTAGCCGACCCTTCATAATCGCGGGTATTTGCTGCCATAAGCCCACCCGGAAACCATCAATAGCTCTCTCATTACGTGCCACAACGGTTATCTCTCGCGCCGCCTTTAATATGGATAAATTTGAGGCCGTGGTGGATGACAGTGTTGCGATTGAGATTAGAATTCGCGCAAGGGTTGGCTAGGTTTTTTTAAGTAAGTTTTTGTTATGTATGTGTTTAATTGCTTATTCTTTGAGGTGGGCGGTGTCCCTATTTTAACCTTTCAATTTTCCGTTCACCCGTAGATCGATTTCCCATATACGCTCAGAGCACGGTGAATGTGTCAGGGGGCATTACGCCATGCCCCCTGACAACCCCCGGCGCCCGGCGAGCTCATCGCCGCTGAAGCGGTAAACCCACCGGCTATCACCCAAACATTCGGGGTCGTTCGCGATTCGTTCCCGACGATCGCTCTCTTTCGCTGTTCCCGACAGCTCAACCCCGCCTGAGTTGGGTCATAACCGGGGGCGATGAGAGCCGTGAACAAGGGCGTGGCTGTGGGACTTTCAGCAACGTTAACGTTCCGTATGGCTGCGGGATTGAAGCGAGGCACGGTTCCGGCTTAAATCGCCTCCATTTTCTCTCCGACTGGCCAGGGTCCGGCCGTCGGGAACGGCCGGAGGCTGAGAGCGTCGGGAACGCATCTCAGCCGACCCAGGACTGGGAGATAAAACGGAGGTCTGCCGCTTCAGCGGTCGATTTATTTCGCCGGGAGTCCGGGGTCTCGGGGGAGTGACGGTGACTCCCCCGAGTCGTTCACAAGTGCGGGGGCTGCATATAAAACAGGACTCAAAGTGAACGGAACTTTAGCCGACCTTGCATAATCGCGGGTATTTGCTGCCATAAGCCCACCCGGAAACCATCAATACAAATTCTGCGGTGTAAAAATCCCGTGGTGAGACGCGCGGAAAGGGATCACCGTCGCAGGCGCCGGAGCAGACTCTGCATTGAGCGAATCCAGAAAAGCTCTGGCCCACCACTGGCTGTCGTACCTTTCCACTTTGGCCAGCAGCTGCTGGTGACGGCGTTTGCGCTCGTGCAGCGGCATCGTCAGCGCGGAGTACAGCGCATGGCTTGCTTCGTTGGCATCGTAGGGATTGATCAACACCGCATCCGTCAGCTGTTCTGCCGTGCCGGTCAGGGCCGACAGCATCAGTACGCCGGGGTCTTCGGCATCCTGCGCGAGAACAAAGGCTTTTGCCTCCAGGCTCATCCCCTCAGAAAGTGGGGTGAACATCGCCACGTGGGCGTTACGGTAAAACGCGTAAATCAAATCGGAGTGGCACAGATGGTTGCGAATATAGTTGATGGGGTACCAGCCCGAATCCCCAAAGCGAGCGTTAATGTCTGCGCACTGGTGTTCCAGCTGGTCGCAGAGATCCCGCGCCGACCACGAATAGCCCCTTGAAGCATCAGAAATTTGCAGCAGGCTGACGTCACGCAGGTACTCCGGGTGCGAACTTAGAAACGTTTCCATCGTATTCAGGTGGCAATGCACGCCGCTGATATCGCTGATGGTGTCGTTGCTGATCACAATCTGGCGAGGGTAGTTGCGCACCGCTTCGGCGTTGGTGTGCGAAAGCGGCGGCAGGGTTTTATCCACGCCGCAGGGAAAAATCCCCAGCCGGATAATGTGCCCGTTAAGCTGAATAAGATTATCCGCCAGCCGCTCCACGCGATAAAACCGCAGCGCATAGGCGAGGAAATTATTCACATCTCCGCTCGACTGGAAGCCAAGCAGATCGTAGCTGAACAGCGCCTGCATCAGGCTGTCGTGCTCGGGCACCGAGCGCAGCACATCGCCTGGCGGGAAGGGCTGATGCAGGAAGAAGCCGCAGCGGTTGGTGTAGCCATCCTCTTTGAGCATCTTGCCGGTGAACAGCAGATGGTAGTCCTGCACCCAGACGAGATCGTCAGGCTCAATTTTGGCGGCCACCCGAGCTTTCACATCATAGTTATAGTTCTTCCAGGTGGTGAAATACTCTTTTTTATAGTGGATCAAATCCGGGCGATTGTGGAAAACCGGCCACAGCACCTGATGAATATAGCCCTGGTAAAAGTTGTCATACTCGTTGGGGGTCAGCGCCCAGCTGTATTGCTGGTAGCCCGACTGGCTGAAAAAACGCTCTTTTCTCTGCTTATTCCCGGCGGCTATTTCACCGTTCCAGCCAAACCACAGGCCCGAATGTTTCTTCAGAACGGCATGAAGGACCGGAAGCAAAGGATCGCCGCGCTGCCCGCGTTCTGGTTCGCAGCGATTAGACAGCATAATAAGACGAGACATACATCACCTCAGGTTAGCATTCGGGTTGATAGCGCACGGGCGTTAGCGGGACAGCACCGCTTCTTCCTGGGTCACGATAGTTTCAAACCACGCCAGTTCCGACAGCTTGTGGGTCACCCACTGGCGGGAGAACGCTTCCCCCAGGCTTTCGGTCATGTAATGGCTTTGCTGAAACTCTGCGATTGCGACGTGCTGGAACAGCGGCAGCTCAGGGGCAAACAGCGCCGAATTCTTTAGGGTATCGCTGTCGATATTTTCCAGCCCGTAAAGCATGCCGGTCAGAATGGCGGCCATCGCCAGATACGGGTTCACGTCGGCCCCGGCCAGGCGGTACTCAATGCGGCGGTTGCTGTCGTCGGAGCAGGGGATGCGCAAGGCGGCGCTGCGCTTGTTGTAGCCCCAGGAACTGAACAGCGGCTCATTAAGATTTTTGCGCAACCGCCTGAAAGAGTTAACGTGTGGAGCGATAACGGCCACGGCGGCGGGCATGGTTTGCAACATCCCCGCCAGGCAGAGCTGGGTCATTTCGTTCAGGTTTTCCGCCGGGGAGGCAAAAACGTTGTCGCCTTTGCGGTCGTTCAGGCTGATATGAAAATGCAGGCCATTCCCGGCCAGGTGCGAAAACGGCTTTGCCATAAAGTTTGCCTGATAGCCAAACTTATCGGCCACAATACTGGTCAGGCGGCGTAGCGCCAGCACGCTTTCGCACACGCCAACGATGTCTTTGCCATGCTTCAGGTTCAGCTCAAACTGCCCGGCTTCCGCTTCGCAGACGATACCGCTCAGCGGCAGTTTTTGATCGGCGGCGGCCTGCTCCAGCGCTTCAATAAAAGCGGTGTAATCGGACGGGACGGGCATATAAAAGCAGCCCTGGGCCGGGACGTCCTGCTGGGCTTTGCTGACCAGGTAAAACTCTATTTCCGGCGCGGCGACCGGGTACAGGCCGTGGTAATGAAACTTCTGCAGGACATTTTCCAGCACCACTCTGGGTTCCAGCGCGTAGCCGCTGCCGTCGCTCTGCTTCATGGTCAACAGCAACTGCGCGTTGTGCTTCGGGTCGTGGGCGCAGGGCCGCAGCGTACCCGCCACCGGCAGGCAAAGCCCGTCGGGCTCGTCGTATTCCACGCTGGCCGAGGCCTGGCTAAACGGCTTGCCCTCGTGATCCATCGCGTAAACGGATTGTGGGAAATAACAGCCGGCAGAGAGCGACAGCAGGCTGTCTACCGCGATGCGTTTGCCGCGAAAAGCCCCGTTGACGTCATTGAGGTAAATATCAACGTGCTTTGTGTCTGGGTGACGCTGCAAGTAGCGCTGCACCTCTTCGGCAAACTCTTTAGCTCGCTCCTCCGCTGGCTTTTGCCGCGCTGACTGGCCGACGGATCCTTCACTGGATGAGGCCTGCGGAAAAGCGAAAAGCGTAAAAATGTTTTTAACGAGCGAGTGGTGAATGAGTGAGTTCATGGCGGTCTTTTTCTAAGCCTCTCGGCGACGAAAAGAGCATATTCACTGGCGTATAAAAAGAAGGTAAAAAAGCCAAAGCGGTGGGTAAAAAAAGTATAAATGACAATAAGTGTAGGGCTTTAGCCCGACCGTTGAGGCGTTGGTGATGGCGTTTACGACGGCCAGCCTGTCCAAACGAGTTCGCATATCATATACCGCTTAGTGCTTTCCCCAGCTGATTCAAACTCGGCTATTCTTTGTTTACTGCATGATTTTTAAGTAAAGAACAACGAGGAATAACTATGAACATATCAACACGTTGGGGTTTGGCAGGATTAGTGATGTTGGCAGCAGGCGCGCAGGCGGCTGAACCGGTGAAAGTCGGCTCTAAAATTGATACCGAAGGCTCTTTGCTCGGCAATATTATTTTGCAGGTGCTGGAAAGCCATGATGTAAAAACCGTCAACAAAGTCCAGCTCGGTACCACCCCGGTTGTGCGCGGGGCGATTACCTCCGGTGAGCTGGATATTTACCCGGAATACACCGGCAACGGCGCGTTCTTCTTTAAAACTGAAAACGATCCGGCCTGGAAAGATGCCCAAAAGGGCTATGAAAAAGTTAAGCAACTGGATTACGACAAAAACCATCTGGTCTGGCTGACGCCGGCCCCGGCCAATAACACTTACACCATCGCGGTACGTAAGGATTTGGCGGAGAAAAACCACCTGGTTTCCCTGGCCGACCTTAGCGAATACCTGAAAAAGGGCGGCACCTTTAAGCTGGCGGCTTCCGCCGAGTTTATTGAGCGTTCCGACGCGCTGCCTGCTTTCGAAAAAGCTTACGGCTTTAAGCTGGAACAAAGCCAGCTGCTTTCCCTGGCCGGGGGCGACACCGCAGTAACCATTAAAGCAGCAGCGCAGCAAACCTCCGGCGTTAACGCCGCGATGGCCTACGGCACCGATGGCCCGGTTGCGGCCCTGGGTCTGGAAACGCTCACCGACCCTAAAGGCGTACAGGCAGTTTCTGCGCCAACCGCCGTGGTGCGTGAGGCCGTGCTGAAAGAGTACCCGCAAATTGGCGACTGGCTGAAACCGGTCTTTACTTCCCTCGACCAGAAAACCCTGCAGCAGTTGAACGCGAAAATTGCCGTGGAAGGTCAGGATGCCAAAAAAGTGGCCGCTGATTACTTAAAGCAAAAAGGCTTTGTTAAATAGCCTGCTGGCGGCGTGCATCGTGCATAAACGCGCGAAATGCACGTCGTTATCTGGTCTGCCTCAAACAGCCGAAAACGCTGGTTTTCGGCTGTTTGTCCTCAATCTGCTGGAATGACGTTTGCTAAAAATTCATAACAGGGTACTGCTGCTGCTGGTGTTACTGCTGGCGGCCGCCTTGATGTTACTCCCGATCATCAACAACGCGCCTAACCGCCTGGTTTCCGGCGAGCCGCTGGGCTTTACCCAGTTGCCCGGCACGCTGCATTACTGGCTGGTGATTCCTTTTCTGATGCTGGCTGGCCTGACGCTGGCACCCGCACGCGCCCTCACGCAACTGGTGATTATTGCCACCGGTGAACTGCTGTTTATCGGCCTGCTGTTACTACTGGGGCATACCGCGAGCCAGCTTGCCCTTGAGGGCAGTTCCCTCGCGCGTACGTCTCCCGGCAGTGGACTGTGGCTGATGCTGGCGGTTTGCCTGCTGCTGTGCGCCGATGCGGCTAACCGCCTTACGGCCAGCCCTTTGTGGCGGCTCTTGCTGAATCTCCAGGTCTGGCTCGTCCCCGTCGCGCTGCTGGCAACCGGCTACTTCAGCGATCTTTCGCTGATGAAGGAGTATGTCAACCGCCAGGACGTGTTTGACGATGCCCTGAGCCGCCACCTGGCCCTGCTGGCCGGCACGCTGGTTCCGGCGCTGCTGATTGGCGTCCCGCTGGGGCTGCTTTGCTATCGCCGCCCGGCCTGGCAATCCGGCGTGTTTTCTCTGCTCAACGTGATCCAGACGGTGCCGTCCGTGGCGCTGTTCGGCCTGCTGATTGCGCCGCTGGCGGGCCTTGCCGCCTGGCTGCCG
It includes:
- the bglX gene encoding beta-glucosidase BglX; its protein translation is MKWLCSVGIAVSLALQPALADEMFGPHPLTPEARDAYVTDLLKKMTTDEKIGQLRLISVGPDNPKEAIREMIKAGQVGAIFNTVTRQDIRTMQDQVMQLSRLKIPLFFAYDVVHGQRTVFPISLGLASSFNLDAVKTVGRISAYEAADDGLNMTWAPMVDVSRDPRWGRVSEGFGEDTYLTSIMGRTMVEAMQGKSPADRYSVMTSVKHFAAYGAVEGGKEYNTVDMSPQRLFNDYMPPYKAALDAGSGGVMVALNSLNGTPASADSWLLKDLLRDEWKFKGITISDHGAIKELIKHGVASDPKDAVRIALNSGINMSMSDEYYSKYLPELVKSGAVPMKELDDATRHVLNVKYDMGLFNDPYSHLGPKDSDPVDTNAESRLHRKEAREVARESMVLLKNRLQTLPLKKTSTIAVIGPLADSKRDAMGSWSAAGVAAQSVTPLEGIRNAVGQQGKVVFAKGANVTDEKDIVEFLNQYEPAVTVDPRTPKAMIDEAVNTAKNADVVVAVVGEAQGMAHEASSRTNLTLPQSQRDLIAALKATGKPLVLVLMNGRPLALVKEDQQADALLEAWYGGTEGGNAVADILFGDYNPSGKLPMSFPRSVGQIPTYYSHLNTGRPYDPEKPNKYTSRYFDEANGPLYPFGYGLSYTTFKVGDVKLSAPGMKRDGKVEASVTVTNTGDRAGETVVQMYLQDVTASMSRPVKELKGFKKVALKAGESQTVSFPIDISALKFWNAKMKYDAEPGKFNVFIGLDSARVQQGEFELK
- the folC gene encoding bifunctional tetrahydrofolate synthase/dihydrofolate synthase, with the protein product MSNRANIPDLTSDLPRWLAYIDSLHSQVIDMGLDRIKDVAAKLNVLKPAPFVFLVGGTNGKGTTCHTLEKVLMLSGHKVGIFSSPHMIHYKETVRIQGQELSDAAHISAFVEIEKAREATTLTPFEFNTLGAFCLMKWAQVDVAIIEVGMGGRDDATNILTPDVSVITNVALDHEDWLGKGTEAIGEIKAGIFRPGRPAVIGQVQAPASLLRYAAQIGAISHQRGTNWQVIDRGDTWSFSDSFGEIAPLSQPKMPRDNVATAVAALRVSGLKFDLTALDEVIDKANLPGRFQVINHQPAVILDVAHNPHAAAYLAERLRNFPTKGKYLFVFGMLINKDIKGTVEQLKELAGEWYCCGIQAGPRSSTAEDIAQYLPQAKCFPDILSGWEAARDDASADDAIVVCGSFYSVAPVLNELNLGTENNQGIR
- a CDS encoding dioxygenase produces the protein MLNINDKNITQEVLSRISIPPDDRMHTIFTGLIEHLHSFARDVQLTEQEWEKGIEFLTQVGKYCSPERQEFILLSDVLGLSSLVIAQNNRKPAGCTESTVFGPFHVAEAPQLAPGDDFSQGAPGTPWFVTGKVTGIGGEAVANATIDIWHADGDGQYDVQASDVHGLRCRGVLKADSQGEFFFRTVVPEAYEIPSDGPVGSLLAAQGRAAWRPAHLHFMINAEGYQRLITHVFNKEDEYLNSDSVFGVRASLIADWVEHAPGIAPDGTFCPQSFCTLDFNFVLNPAS
- a CDS encoding YceI family protein, which gives rise to MLRIFLKIILGLSFSPWLYAAPESYSVLTPQTAIELSWRAFGGTSQAHLEGVTGSLLLDAGNDMHDSISVHIPVATLQASNSLLTYQLQGGLFFDTAHYPMLTFTSTRVVAQGNGRYRIFGIVQVKNVQRPVVLEASLDHAPALTSGPSALSLRATTVISRAAFNMDKFEAVVDDSVAIEIRIRARVG
- a CDS encoding alpha,alpha-trehalose-phosphate synthase (UDP-forming), with translation MSRLIMLSNRCEPERGQRGDPLLPVLHAVLKKHSGLWFGWNGEIAAGNKQRKERFFSQSGYQQYSWALTPNEYDNFYQGYIHQVLWPVFHNRPDLIHYKKEYFTTWKNYNYDVKARVAAKIEPDDLVWVQDYHLLFTGKMLKEDGYTNRCGFFLHQPFPPGDVLRSVPEHDSLMQALFSYDLLGFQSSGDVNNFLAYALRFYRVERLADNLIQLNGHIIRLGIFPCGVDKTLPPLSHTNAEAVRNYPRQIVISNDTISDISGVHCHLNTMETFLSSHPEYLRDVSLLQISDASRGYSWSARDLCDQLEHQCADINARFGDSGWYPINYIRNHLCHSDLIYAFYRNAHVAMFTPLSEGMSLEAKAFVLAQDAEDPGVLMLSALTGTAEQLTDAVLINPYDANEASHALYSALTMPLHERKRRHQQLLAKVERYDSQWWARAFLDSLNAESAPAPATVIPFRASHHGIFTPQNLY
- a CDS encoding glutamine synthetase family protein → MNSLIHHSLVKNIFTLFAFPQASSSEGSVGQSARQKPAEERAKEFAEEVQRYLQRHPDTKHVDIYLNDVNGAFRGKRIAVDSLLSLSAGCYFPQSVYAMDHEGKPFSQASASVEYDEPDGLCLPVAGTLRPCAHDPKHNAQLLLTMKQSDGSGYALEPRVVLENVLQKFHYHGLYPVAAPEIEFYLVSKAQQDVPAQGCFYMPVPSDYTAFIEALEQAAADQKLPLSGIVCEAEAGQFELNLKHGKDIVGVCESVLALRRLTSIVADKFGYQANFMAKPFSHLAGNGLHFHISLNDRKGDNVFASPAENLNEMTQLCLAGMLQTMPAAVAVIAPHVNSFRRLRKNLNEPLFSSWGYNKRSAALRIPCSDDSNRRIEYRLAGADVNPYLAMAAILTGMLYGLENIDSDTLKNSALFAPELPLFQHVAIAEFQQSHYMTESLGEAFSRQWVTHKLSELAWFETIVTQEEAVLSR
- a CDS encoding ABC transporter substrate-binding protein — translated: MNISTRWGLAGLVMLAAGAQAAEPVKVGSKIDTEGSLLGNIILQVLESHDVKTVNKVQLGTTPVVRGAITSGELDIYPEYTGNGAFFFKTENDPAWKDAQKGYEKVKQLDYDKNHLVWLTPAPANNTYTIAVRKDLAEKNHLVSLADLSEYLKKGGTFKLAASAEFIERSDALPAFEKAYGFKLEQSQLLSLAGGDTAVTIKAAAQQTSGVNAAMAYGTDGPVAALGLETLTDPKGVQAVSAPTAVVREAVLKEYPQIGDWLKPVFTSLDQKTLQQLNAKIAVEGQDAKKVAADYLKQKGFVK